GCTCAGATGGAAAAATGACATGGAACGCATTAGATTTCTTACTCATTTTCCTTGCCTTGCATCTCTAATGGAAGTATACTTAAGCAAAACTCCTGCATTGTAGGcgtcccactgaaatcaatgagtCAAAGTAGCTAATTGCAATGCTCAGAGCGCAAACGCTCTCAGCTGCTATGTACTCTATACTACTGTACAATAGCAGCGTGACCTTAAATACAAGGCCTGTTTTCAGACAAGTCTCATTTTGTAACTTGAAAAAAACTCATGCACAGATTTGCATGTGATAAAATGGACTTAAATATGCAGTTTAAATGAGTGTTCCTTAATATACAAAATTTGAATTTTCACCTACGCTTGCGCAAAAACAATAAGTGTCCTCTAAACTAGGTGAGACCCCAAAGAGCAAAAATCATCTCACCTTGGCAGGGGCAGATTTTTTGGTAGCCTGCTTAGCCTTCTTTGCTTCCTTGGCAGCTCTGGTGGTagcaaaaataaagtttattatttccAATCCCTCATTAATAAAGAGACTAGTTTCACATATTAACAGTTAAAGGGGGGGGATAGTCCCCATCGTagctttaaattaaaattacccATAGCTTATGTTTGATGGACAATAGTCATTTTGGAGAGTTCGTCTGAGACAGGGATCTTTGAGGCAAACGTCGAGCGACAGCAGCATTTGACTAATTTCAAGACTACCTACCCCTCATCAGCCCTGCCCTTAATCTTGCCAGAGGCACACTAGCCATTATAATCATGTATATGATatctgagaggtccctttacagTTTAATTTGGTCCTTCCTACAAATTGAGATATGCAGAATCACCCCTTATACATTATTGCTTTCCAGAGCTGTGTTCAGCCAACCATCTGCTTGATAGAGCGCATGCACGCAATACTCATCACCAGCCAGTTCCAACACTGCCTTGTCACAGGTAGTCTAACACCCAGCACTCGCACACTCACACAAAGCATTCACACTGACTTCACAGGAACGCATAAAGTGATATTTAGAGTACACTACAATGCATTCTCCGTAGCTGCATGAGACACTGGAGAGGTGCCTTTATGCACAAAGACATATTTAGGTgtagaaaacaaacatattttagaaGTGTAACATTCGATCATTGAACATTTATGTGAATCCTTTGAAAtcctatacatttataaagggtTTGTACATTATGCTGGGGGCTAGAATATAATCTCAAATTCTATATGCCATCTACCACCAAGTACTGGATTTTAAAACGCACAGTCCACCATTCTCACATGTACTTGTTTGCCCtgctttacaaaaaatattgcagttatattaagcaaataaacccttAGAGCAGTCATGTAATTTGTGTGCAACAGAACGCAATTCAAAATTTAGAAACAAGCATTTCCAGAATCTATGGAAACAACTTCAGTTGTGCCCAATTGTCCCAAAAGCGTATGTTTCCGGTGAGCAGTTAAGACTTAGTGGGGATCTCAGGCCATCACatgcacattaatgcatatgaaagcagattttttttttaatttttttttttttttttatttacaccgTGTACACAATGGACATACGTAAAAAGCCCACCCATTGATTccatgggagtgctttccttaCACCGATTTGATGCTTTAAAATCAGACACAGAGAAGCAGGGAGTTGCAGCTGTTTAGAGAGCTTCAACTTcacctttttttaaactttcaatGATGCATATTAGAGTACAAAGTACTTTGGTGTGCATTATTCTTCGGAATAGCATCGTTAAAACTGCGCGCGCACACATACATGCAAAAGCCAAAGATGGTATACATTGTGTTCTCATGTCCTTATAGTACTTAGGATTCCTTTGAGTATTCCTATTAGGTTGATCTGGGCAAAGTCCTATAGACCAACATGAAACGCGGAATGCtagtgttttttgggttttttttgcataaaagcaacattttagAGATTCTCACCTAATAGCTTGTTCCCTCTGGGCCTTTCGCACCTCAGGCTTCTGGTTTCTCTTGGCCATAATTTCTGCCAGAGAGGCCCCAGTGATAGCCCTCTGGAACTTCACTGCACGACGGCTACGCTTCTTCTGGATTTCTTCCTGTAACACAGAAAAAGCAGGACACAATGACCAATGTGTTTACATACTTTCCTTTAACAATCTTCTGCTTAGAGAGTTATTCACACATAAGACCAACAATCACGTCATAGGAAAAACGAGCAACCAAAGCCACCCAAACATTAAGACCAAAATTTAACATAAGATTAAGCAAATAGTCAAAACAAAACCCAGATTACAAAGAAATATATGTGTACACAGAAAAACATATGCAATAGTTATAGGTCCTCAGTATCATCCGTTCGAGGGAGCGGGATATGCGAACTACAGAGTGGTTACCCCTGCATTGTGAGTGTAGGCCTGCACTCGTAAGTGACATCAGTCCTAAGTGAACAGCAGATAGGATCACACAGAACTTGGAAAGAGTAAGGTACATCAGAACAGGCAGGCTAGATACAAAGGGCACTGTACACACGTAACGTAAATTAAGACTGGTACTTACGGACTGGCCTTTCTTGTGTTTTCGTCTGTATAAGACAGTCCAGTTGATTTGACGGGGATTCCTCTTGGAAAGGAATGCAGACTCGCATTTTGCATTGAGGAACTGGAAGACCTGGATTAAGgaacaaaaatataacatgttGCTGGCATATTCAGAATCAACTTTTAGAGTTCATAGAACAGAAGCCCATGGCGCCAAGATTACCAAAAGGCCTGAGGATACACCCAGCCAGCGGTTCAACAGAGAACATGTATGTAGGACACATACAAATTACACTGAATGAGTTCACAGCCACATATTACCCAACCTATGGGTCTTCCTAGAAAACATGGTGCCACCTATAACCTGCAGCCTGACAGCACAACTCAGGACCCAAAAACGTACAGAATGACTGTCACATGGTACTGCGCATGGTCTGTAAAAGCACCCCACAATCTCCATGACTATCTTTAAGATGTTACACCTAAAAACAGGCATATTCACATAGCAACTAGAGCGAAGCGGACCGTACCGTACCGGAACACGTCAGAAAGCCCATAAACTGATATGAGATTATAATCTACAGTGAAGTGTATATAAACGGCTCCCAATATGTACTCCGCACTCAATGAATCAGCAGGCCGAGCCGTACGAAGCACCGATGGCGACTGACAACTCCTAGTTACGGACAGGCCAGTGCCGCGCAGGCCTAGACACCTCAGAAGAAGCCAGACCACACAGCGACAAGTAATTGGGCCTACTAGTCAAACCTGATAAAAAGCTTGCGGTCTCTTCTATTCACCCAACCCGGCCTGTCACTGGCAGATTACGGAGAAGCCTCTGCGTGGCCACGGGCCCCAGGACAGACATGCGAGAGGGTAGTTCCTGGtccagcagcaggaaacagaCAGGGCCCAGGAGCCTCGTACAACAACTACTCGCCCTGCTGAGAGAACCCGTTAGCACCAAGCGACGAAGGATAGCTCTGACTGCTCACCTTCCCGTCAATCCTGGCATAGCGCCGCCCGTGTCCCGGGTAGATCTTGTAGCCACTGAAGCTGCAAAGCTCGACCCtgcaaatacaaaacaaaggCCGGTCAGGGAGGATAGAACCCGACTCCACCGCATCCTGACATCGGGAGTTCGAACAGCGGCCGGGAAACGGAGGATGGGGACGGATAGAAATTAGGCATTTTTGAGGACACTTCCACGATTTCACTTACTTCATGGCGCCGGCTAAGATGGCGAAGAGAAAGAGAGGATTGTGGGTAATGGGATATATATAGGGGCGGAGGCGGGGCCTGTATGCAGAAGTTCCGTAACCCTTTCACCGCCGTGCTGGACAGCACACATTTGTAACAGGTACACAGAGTGATATCATTTATTAGTTCAATGGGGTAACAACGTTTATTaaacttattatatatatatatatatactgtatgttgctATACATTCAGCTACTCAGCAGTGCTGCAGGCTTTCCTTTAACCAGGGTTAATTACAATGTAATCTCTGTCAAGCAGCACTTCTAACCAAGGCACTTCTCACTATAAAGCAGACATATAGTgatttatagaaaatgtatcacTTTTTCAAATCCTACGAAACCcacattatattaattaatatacattatatatatatatatatatatatatatatatatatataatacatgtgAGCACTAATCATTTCACTGTATACTGTCATCAgaatactcttttttttcttccataacccccccccatactAATACAATAAACAGCTTCAAGATTCTCCTCACTGTCACAGCTCTTGGTTACTTATccacattttaaattttatcTTTGATATAATGCTGTATGCATACATGTACTCTATGCCCCATCCATAGTTGATGTGCTCCATCACATCTAAAGACCTTTTCtatagctagaggcattagcTGCAAAAAAGAGTATTGTTCTAGAGTATTGTTCTGGAGACCCAATCACCCAATCTTCAGAAGCATATTGACATATAAGAAAATTAATATCAGTGTAGTGGATAAATTGagtttaaaataacaatacttTCCCAGAGTACAGCATCACCCAGAACGATACTCTCCTGTGTCGTGCTAATTCCACACAATATACAATGGAGCGCTCATAAAGGagaaagaaacaagaaaaaatagtgTAGGACGTTCAAAccgataataataaaaagaggaATGTGTATCTATACACTCACAAAACTTCAGATACGCAAAGGCTCTTCATGAAACCATATCTTTACTTCCACAATCctaaaaattaaacagaaacaCATCCAATACTGGAGTATCACAAACACAAAAGGAGAGTAAAGAAATTCAAACTACTCACAATGGCGCATGcacattcctcacccaagaatccacaaaaactctggttcattcacttatcatttcccgtcttgactactggtTGGTtttcctctacagtctatcctaaatgccgctgctagacttatcttccttgcacgtcgctcctcttctgcatcccccctctgtgaaaccctccactggctcccaattacctttagaattaaatttaaaatcctggtgctgacatataaggccatccataatactgctcctccatacatttctgccctcataagcaaatactctcctactcgatccctacgttcctcccatgggctaaggctctcctcctcacttatcacctcttcattttcccgtctacaagatttcactcaagctgccccatatctctggaatctactcccaaggaaccttcagcattcaccctccctcccgacattcaagaagcatctaaaaactagacttgggcaccagggggctcttcgtgttcgtcttcgtgctcgtcttcggggggggggggatcttcgtattccgcaaatattcgcctgttcctgtcttctcttcgggcgaatattcgtggacattcttcgtgttcgtttttttcttcgttttcccggttaaggggttaatacggggttaacgcagctctggcgccaggagtttaaatgtccgtatgagcaactctattggtcatcaGCAGGGgactcgtctgccattggttgatggcagacgagccccctgctggcaaccaatagggtcgctcgtacagactgttaaactcctggtgccgtaacttaccctgcagatcccactggcctccctgttctatcagttaaatgtccgtacaagcgactttattggtcgctcgtacggacatttaactaattgaacagggagggagaccagtgggatctgcagggtaagttgcagcattggggtttaaaagtctgtacgagcgaccaacagagtcgctcgtgcagacttttaaaaccccaatgctgcaacttaccctgcacatcccactggtctccctccctgttcagatcttcgtggtgtgtgtcttcgtcttcgcctacgttttaccgccgctgtcttctctttggcgtgtcttcggaacgaacacggaaacgcactcttcgtgttcgtttccatgttcgcccgaagacgaatgcacaagtctactaaatacccacttcttcagagaagccacaCCATCTTatctgctagaacttccttgttaTTGATACAACCCTGACAcaacctctcaccctttctctgtgccttatgtttgtcgccccattccctcaagattgtaagcttgcgagcagggctctctccacctaatctattggtttgtcttagtctgtcaattctcgtcttgtcataccccttgaatatatgtattgtattttagcGCTGCGTatattgttggtgctatataaataaaagataataaataaataataataatgaaaacaatgTGCACAAAACAGCATATACAAGTCCTTCAGATGTTCCTCTTGGATTCTAAATGGTCCTTTAAAGTGCTTTGTGAGTCTTAAAGTGCTGGATAGATCCCTGGGATAGTATATGTAGATGCTGGAAAACTTTTCTaaagtttcttgtttttatttaaattgcctTTGCTGCATTAAAGTGCTTTATGCATCCTTAAGGCACTATATAGAAGCCCCTTACTTTAATTAAAGTACTGGGTGTCTTAATTCTAAAGCATACGGccatccaaaataaataaatgtgtattgtCTGTAGAAGTGGATCCCGTAAAGCAGGAGAACTACAGGAGAGGTGGTCAAATGAGCCGGCTCAGAACCAGAGGACAATATCAGAACTGAATTGCAATCCAGAAGCCAAGTGAAAACAAGCCGGGTCAACAGAAGcagagccaaatcaggaaccaataAGCGAAGTCAAGGGCAAGTTGGGTCACAACGGGTTGAACACATCAAAATCAAGCAGGAGCAATAGCACAAACTTACATCAACCAAGGGTACTGAGAGAGTGAAGATGCAGAGCTAATGTAGGTAACCTGGAGcaaaaagaagacaggaacacgGAAGCAGTCGGCGGAGAAGGGATACattgtgagagagcgtgagagtgtgagagagagttgAGAGAATGCAAGAGTGattgagagtaaaaaaaaaaaaaaatcaaacagaaattcagatatttttgctttttcttcgTTTGTTTCGTCTGGAGTCCCTCTTAATTTCTGGAGATTCAaatttgaatgcacaagtcaGATCTTGCAGAGCAGAAATTAaaaaactgacttgtggcaaaggtagcACCCTTTGATCGTCTTCAAtacaacccattctactgccaatgtttgtctaaggagatggcatgcctatgtccttgattttatacacctcgTGGCGCCATACAAGTTGTACCTAATGCCTATTGTTATGTGTAGCTCTGTAAAGAAGTGTACGTGTTATATTTGTGTATTGATAATGGTGATTACCTCCTCCTCCCTAAAAAGgcaacacattatatatatatatatatatatatatatatatatgtgtgtgtttttaatattttaaaaacaataacacaTAGAGTGAAAATCTGGAAGAATTGGGGTTATCTGATAGCAGACCTAGAGGAATCTGTATTCTTGGGTGCCTTGAATGGGTTAGATTGGAAGCATGGGAGTAATTTTCTTCTTGGTAAATCATATTTATCACCTGAGCGACTCCAGCATCTTCTAAAACAGCGAATGGAATGCCATGCAGACCACTCTTAGAGGCATTATCCTTAGACCACGTTTTTTGACACAAAGCTGTTCTAGCCAACACAGATAAAGCTGAGGCTTTGACGTAGCCACTTATTTTTACCACACCTTCCACTTTACTATCCATAGTATCAGAAAAGTGAAAAGCATCATCTAGAGGGATAGTTGACCTTCTACGTAGCCCTAGCAATAGGAGCACCAATTTTTGGAGCAGAATACAGCTCGGAAAATTCTCCTGTAAAGGGAAACAACCAAGCTATCCTGTAGGCTTGCAGGGCCTCATATACAGGGAACTTTTTCAGTTTCCTAAATGATCCCTGGAAGAAACAGACAGATTTAGCTTGAGAATTATTTTAAGGACTAGTTGCTGCCATATTTCCAGTCTAGAtcccacaaagcaaaaataaaatgcatccaAAGCAGAGTCATCAATATGACAGGTTGTTAGTAGTTGTAACTTCCAAAGTGCTCAGCCACTTTACATCAAGTCACCATGCCCCAGTCAGTAAAATCAGCAAAGTTTTTAAACAACTGCTCGAAAAATGGAGTAACTTACGGGATACCATCAGAGACCCATACGCAACGCGGCCAATGATCATTTCACCACACAGGCTTATTCCTGGGTCTAAGTCGACCAAAGAGAAGCGGAAGTGGtaaaatacagtatacatacaacATGCTTTTAATTAAAGCATTTACCAGAATCATGATTAGAATGAAATGAAAGAACAAAGCAAACACTATGTTTACTAGGAGTGGAgcccaaattaaaaattaaaaggaaaaaagaagaaataagtaTTAGCCCACAAGTGAGGAAAGCGATCAAATTTCAACACTTTGCAATGTTTCTGTAATAGGGACCTGATATCCCCCCACTGTTGATCAAATCTCGAAATAAATCTCACTGAATCATTGATTGGATCTTTCTTTCCCTATTTGGGAACCTTTTAAGCCCATTGGTAGCCTCTAACAATGGTCTGCATCGTGGATGCTTGTAGAGATTTCTCTCCGATCTGTGACTAGGTTATCCTCctctcttttaaaaaaaagttacttcaATCTGACTATATTTAAAAGGCAAATCTAAGATTGAGATGATTTTCACCGATCAAATTCATGAATTCAATCAACTTTTCAGATGAACCTTCCTACAAAACTAAAATATCATCTAGAAATGTAATCTAAAAGTGCCACATTTGAGTCAGAAAGTTTCTTAAACACAATTTCTTGCTTGCACTAGCTCAAATAGCGTAGGTGGGAGCATATGTGGCACCCATGGCGGTCTATAAAACTTGTTATGAAAGACAAAAGATATTAGTAGATACCATTTTGAGAAGGGCCGACACCAAATGAGTATGTCTCTCAAATATATTACCCTTATTCCTCAGGAAAAATTCATTTCtcatgagaaaaagaaaagtaaagattcTTCACATCTACAGTGACCATCCACAGTGAAAATTCACAACTCAAAAGAAGCGCCGACTCAAGCCCTCATCAAAGCGGCACTGAATGGTGTTACCCAACATCCAGGTGCTGTAACGAAAACAGACACTAAATCACGCGTCGGCTAATGCTAACGATTAAGCATGTTAAGTGCGAAACGCGTTTCACGTTGATCCCGTGTCCTGTATCCCATCGTGTGCTGTATCTTATCCTGTCCAAGAACTACAATGCAGACTTGATGGCTGACACGTGATTTAATTATGCCTATTTTCAGACAGTGAAATCCCCTCCTGAAGACATCTGCTGTATATTTCACATAACATGAGGCTAactaaaaaattttaaaaacatgctaTCGAGGACACTATTGTTTTGATATGTattagtatattttttgtatgagAACAGagctatatttgtatttatacatatttgtatttatatgtattttaagagGCTCTATTTTTGAACCACCTTCTAATCCCTTTATGTGATGAAACCTTcagcaaaataaatcaaatgtcaAATCTACCAAGGCTTATTTGCTTGTTACATATTACAAAGCACCAAAATGCCTACATAATTCCACATTTGGTAAATGTATAAGACAAACCACACCAGTAATAACAacactatttatttttaggaCTTTATTTcacaccaataaaaaaaaaaaaacacacataaaataaatagaacccCTTGCCCCCACACCATAAATAACTTCAAACATCACATTCATATTTATCAAATTCCTTGGTTCTATTCTGTTATTTGCATTCTCTATAGTATATATTCTTCTTAAGAAAACACGTGTATGTCATGTTACAGTGTCACCGAATATTAAAACTGTTGTCTCCAAGATTTAAAGTGAAGTAAAAGTTGGACATCAGCTTTACTCAAAATGAAGGTAATTTGAAGCCCAACAGcaccagaaaatatatatataaatactctgCTCGAACGTGAATGTGCTATAGCGGCTGATGAAGACCGATCTCATTCTTAGGCTTAAGTCAGCTTGAATAACGAGAAAAAAAGGACAGTTgtaaaaaatgatattaatcCTATCCTTGCCTGTGTTTTGCCGATTGCTTCTGTATTAAACACTCATtgcctcttggctcttcttttTACTCGATGGCAGGTTGCTGTAACATCATGTAGGACAGGAATGGAGAAAACTCCCAGAATCCTGGGCCATGGTTAGAAAGATTTTATAAGCCTGCCCTGTCTGGGTTATTTAAGGATTGATATTAGGATGACTGATGGCTATATGTATAGACACACGTAGAAAACATATATTGCAGGGACTCTTTATAAACAGTGCTGCTCGGAATCATTTTCTTGTTGCCCCCCCATGGTTAAATGGTCACCCTATGATATATAACCACTCAGAATATATTTCCATGTACAATAGTTTATCCAATACCTTTGTTTAATACTACATTCCCAATGGCTCAGGGATATAATGTATGCAGTAATCAAGTTATTCTGATAAATAGGAGGCAGGAGCCcctgtaaacaaaaaaagggaaaggtgAAATAGGTCATTTCGGATCTTTGAATTTACATTTCTAAAGAGCATGGCTTGGTATATAATATGTTTACAATTACCTGATCATTTCGTACTTTACATCATGCTAttcttttaatgttatttctatgtgtaaatggaataaaaataaatacaaactaAGCCATTATGCTTTTAGGTTAGGATGGTCAACAGAATTACATAAGGCTATTGTGTACATGTTTGAATAATGATATATTTTCTTGCCcaggcatacatatatataataatggttCCTTGTTTAAATACTGACCCGTGTAGCAGAAtaatgaatttagtttttgagcaGACTACGGTAAGGCAGAAGGATCTGTATTTATCACCTTGTGTCATCCGCACTTTTGTTTTTACACGTAGGCCTCGTGTGCAGATGTATAAAAAACATACTTTGATAAACAGTAAGTACACAGAACTGTAGAAAACGTAGCTATTCTTTGAGAGGTTAGTGGAAAAACGGTATATTTCAGAATTAGCAtttcacagaaataaaaaatatataggtgaGAAATTGATATGATTGCTCTGGCAAAGTGCTTACTAGTTGCAAAGCTTATAGTGTTCCACTTCAATTAAAAATGAAGATAATTCATATAGTTTCTGATATACTATTGAATACGAGTTCCCTGCATTCCTCTGGTCAGAGAACCAAATCCACAGGAAGCATCTGAGAGCATGAATGGGATGGCGTTTGAGTACTATGCTCTTCATCCAATGCAGTCTGGATTACCTCCTTATAGTCATCATCTGGAACATGTGAAAGGCTACCAAAGTCAGAGCTCGCAGAGCAGTCCGTGGTTCCTGGGCGGCTTTCAGAAGCTCCTTCGCTGTAGCTTGTGTTACTCTCCGCTGCTTCGAGTTGTTCAACAGTCTGTAAATACTGCTGCAAGAGACTGTTGTCCTGTTCACTGCTGAAGCTGTCTTTGTCGCTCTGACTTTGTATCTCTGGAGCTGTGTTTGGCTCTGTACAGGAGTCAGATGCTCGGTCACTGTAGTGTCTCACAGTGTCCATAGATGGTTCTGAAGACCCACTCTCCTCAGTTGAGGTCTTCTCAGAACAAGCCAGCTCCTTACTTACAATAGAATGGAAACCAGAATCTGGGATTTCTGGCAACAATTTTCTTTGAAGGTTTTCAGAATCAAGAATACACAAAGCCTCTTCCTCTAATTCATCAGATGAAGAGTTGGGTACGTTGGTCAGGGATTTGCTTGGTGTAAGGAcgccatttttatttgttgtgccTAACTGAATATTCACTGTATTTTGCCACTGCTGAATGGACTGCACCTGAAAATGTAACAGAATGTTATTTGGGACACGGTGAAGAACAACATAATGATTGCCCATAGGGCTTGTTATCTAGATAACTGTTGTCCATACAGGACGAGTCAGCCTTCGTGGGTTACTGCGTGCACGAATGATACATAGACCATAGGATCTactgtatgacatcattcaaaaACTTGTGCCACCCCAACTTAGTCTTCTGACCGGTACTTGGCACTCCACAACAAAACGTTACACAACTCTTACTAAAGAGGCTTATTACGCAGAAAACAAAGATAACTCCGAGTATAGGGGCACTACAGACTATTCACTTACCTTACGCCCAACCTCCCTATCTAACTGgtctgatattattattatagtgttTTCCCCAAC
This sequence is a window from Spea bombifrons isolate aSpeBom1 chromosome 2, aSpeBom1.2.pri, whole genome shotgun sequence. Protein-coding genes within it:
- the RPL24 gene encoding 60S ribosomal protein L24 → MKVELCSFSGYKIYPGHGRRYARIDGKVFQFLNAKCESAFLSKRNPRQINWTVLYRRKHKKGQSEEIQKKRSRRAVKFQRAITGASLAEIMAKRNQKPEVRKAQREQAIRAAKEAKKAKQATKKSAPAKAPSKAAPKQKIAKPVKVAAPRVGGKR